The Vicingus serpentipes genome includes the window AGTAAGTACCAAAACACAACAGCCGTTGATTTAGTAAATAAAATTGAAAAAATTATAGCAGAAACAGGAACTTATGGTTTTCATTTTGTGGATGAAGCTGCACCTCCAAAAATGCTTAGAGCTTTAGCGGAAGAATTAATCAAACGTAAAGTTTATATTTCTTGGTGGACTAACATTCGATTTGAAAAAACTTTTACCCCCGAATTATGCGAATTGCTATCAAAATCTGGTTGTATAGCGGTAACTGGAGGATTGGAAGTAGCGTCAGATAGATTGTTAGAAAAAATGAAGAAAGGAGTTGATATTGCTCAAGTTGCTCGAGTAACCAAATCTTTTTCGAATAGCAATATAATGGTGCACGCTTACTTAATGTATGGTTTTCCAACAGAGACTGAACAAGAAACAATAGACGCTTTAGAAATAGTTCGTCAGCTGTTTGAATCTAATTGCATTCAATCAGCATTTTGGCATCAATTTACTGCAACAGCTCATAGTCCTATTGGTAAAAATCCAGAAGAATTTGGCATTAAAATTATTGGTCCAAAGTTTAAAGGTTTTGCCGAAAATGATTTGTTTCATGAAGACCCAACTGGAGCTGATCACTTAAAATATTCTGAAGGATTAAAACTAGCTTTACATAATTATTTAAATGGTTTAGGTTATGATGTGCCTTTATCTGATTGGTTTGATTTTGATGTAAAAGCCACTGAACATCCAGATGGATTAATAGCCTTTTTTTTAGAATAATTAACTTTTCATTTTATTTCAAATCTTGTATTTTTAAGCTCATTTAAATTTAAAATTATGAGTGCACACGATATAGATTATAAAATATTAGGAGACGACATGCAGTGCGTTGAAATTGAACTTGATCCACAAGAAGCTGTAATAGCTGAAGCTGGAAGTTTAATGATGAAAGACACAGACATAAAAATGCAAACCATTTTTGGTGATGGCTCAGGGCAAGATACAGGTGTTTTTGGTAAAATATTTTCTGCAGGAAAACGCTTATTAACGGGAGAAAGTTTGTTTTTAACCGCTTATACACATGAAGGGCAGGGTAAAAAACATGCTACGTTTGCGGCACCTTATCCGGGCAAAATTATTCCTTTTGATTTAACAGAATATCAAGGAAAGATTATTTGCCAAAAAGATGCTTTTTTATGTGCAGCAAAAGGAGTTGCTGTTGGAATTGAGTTTCAGAAAAAATTAGGAGCTGGATTTTTTGGGGGAGAAGGGTTTATTATGCAAAAATTAGAAGGTGATGGATTTGCATTTATTCATGCTGGGGGAACTATAGTTGAAAAAACTTTAAATCCTGGAGAAAAACTACAAGTAGATACTGGTTGTTTGGTAGCTTTAACTAAAGATGTTGATTATGACATCGAATTTGTTGGAGGAATAAGAAATACATTTTTTGGTGGGGAAGGTGTTTTCTTTGCTTCATTAAAAGGACCTGGAAAAGTATGGGTGCAATCTTTACCTTTTAGTAGATTAGCCGATAGAATTATTGCATCTGCTCCACGAATGGGAGGAAGTAGGAAAGGAGAAGGAAGTATTTTAGGGGGTTTAGGTGATTTGTTGGATGGTGATAATAGGTTTTAGATAGTATTAATACTATCTAAAATTATTTTACCAGCTTGTTCTAATTCTTTAGTTGTTATAGATAGAGGGGGAGATAGGCGAAATGCATTTGGAGTAGATAGAAACCAAAACCCAATTAATCCTTTTTTTAAACAATTTTCTACAACTTTTTTGACTGTTTCAAAAGAGTCCATTTCAATAGCAAAAAATAACCCTGCTCTTCTAATTTCTTTTATAGCAGAAGATTGAATTAATATATCTTCTAAAAACTGACCTTTACTTTCAGTTTCTTTAATCCAGCTTTCTTCTTTCAAAACATTTATACATGCATTTGCTGCAGCACAAATTACTGGATGACCACCAAATGTTGTAATGTGGCCAAGCATCGGATTATGGGTTAAACAATGCATTATTTCAGTAGATGAAATAAAAGCTCCAATAGGCATTCCTCCACCTAAGGCTTTACCTAAAGTTAATACATCTGGAATGATATTATAATGCTCAAAAGCAAAGAACTTTCCAGTTCTTCCCATGCCAACTTGCACTTCATCAAAAATTAATAAAGCCCCAGTTTCAGTACATTTTTTTCTTAAAGCAACCAGAAATTCTTGAGTTGGTTTTATTAATCCAGCATCTCCTTGAATGGTTTCTATTAATACTCCTGCCGTTTTGTTTGTAAT containing:
- a CDS encoding TIGR00266 family protein, with translation MSAHDIDYKILGDDMQCVEIELDPQEAVIAEAGSLMMKDTDIKMQTIFGDGSGQDTGVFGKIFSAGKRLLTGESLFLTAYTHEGQGKKHATFAAPYPGKIIPFDLTEYQGKIICQKDAFLCAAKGVAVGIEFQKKLGAGFFGGEGFIMQKLEGDGFAFIHAGGTIVEKTLNPGEKLQVDTGCLVALTKDVDYDIEFVGGIRNTFFGGEGVFFASLKGPGKVWVQSLPFSRLADRIIASAPRMGGSRKGEGSILGGLGDLLDGDNRF
- a CDS encoding aspartate aminotransferase family protein, which translates into the protein MSSNRIATFLNLQGQTSPSPYLIDVDKAQGIYFWDKNGKRYMDMIAGVAVNNIGHSHPKVISAIKNQLDKHLHVMVYGEYLQDAQIDLAENLASILPSNLNCSYIVNSGTEANEAALKLAKRYTGRQALVACKNSYHGSTHGSLSVTGNETKQSNYKPLLPNIQFIEFNNIDSLDIITNKTAGVLIETIQGDAGLIKPTQEFLVALRKKCTETGALLIFDEVQVGMGRTGKFFAFEHYNIIPDVLTLGKALGGGMPIGAFISSTEIMHCLTHNPMLGHITTFGGHPVICAAANACINVLKEESWIKETESKGQFLEDILIQSSAIKEIRRAGLFFAIEMDSFETVKKVVENCLKKGLIGFWFLSTPNAFRLSPPLSITTKELEQAGKIILDSINTI